The proteins below are encoded in one region of Saccharomyces kudriavzevii IFO 1802 strain IFO1802 genome assembly, chromosome: 5:
- the SKDI05G0010 gene encoding phytanoyl-CoA dioxygenase family protein: MNTTSTMNTKSLNFYEPYEIDGQKYITMAKKDDLGAYEPGLTQEAFTARDKSDYADITQKLEKYGVCVIPNFIDPSKCDEILEEIDPHFYRYSSWQGSPFPKETTVVTRSVLHSPIILKDVVSNGLFCDMASHFLDEQNYFMTGNVIRKCSSGIQLNSGIVYKVGAGAANQGYHREDHIHHTIHQACERFQYGKETLFGVGVAFTDMNKLNGATRVIVGSHLWGPYDSCGNFDKRLEFHVEAAKGDAVLFLGSLYHAASANQTLKDRIAGYFFMSQGYLKQEENLHFGTDLEFFKDMSLNNLQLLGLRTGEPYCGHIDYKSPGHLANPELFENENETENGYYGETIKVTYNDK; the protein is encoded by the coding sequence ATGAATACAACAAGTACAATGAACACAAAATCACTCAACTTTTATGAGCCGTATGAAATAGATGGTCAGAAGTATATTACTATGGCAAAAAAGGATGATCTTGGAGCATATGAGCCTGGCCTAACGCAAGAAGCATTCACAGCCAGAGACAAGTCGGATTATGCCGACATTACGCAAAAGCTAGAAAAATACGGCGTTTGCGTAATCCCAAACTTCATAGATCCCTCAAAGTGTGATGAAATACTGGAGGAAATCGACCCGCATTTCTATAGGTACAGCTCATGGCAGGGTTCGCCCTTTCCGAAGGAAACTACGGTCGTGACAAGGTCCGTACTCCACTCGCCCATCATCTTAAAGGATGTTGTATCCAACGGGTTGTTCTGTGACATGGCAAGCCATTTTCTAGACGAGCAAAATTACTTCATGACTGGAAATGTCATCAGAAAATGTTCTAGTGGTATTCAACTCAACTCTGGTATTGTGTACAAGGTTGGGGCTGGCGCTGCAAACCAGGGCTATCACCGAGAAGATCACATCCACCATACTATCCATCAAGCATGTGAACGATTTCAATACGGAAAGGAAACATTATTCGGGGTAGGTGTTGCTTTCACAGATATGAACAAACTCAACGGGGCTACCCGTGTAATTGTTGGTTCCCACTTATGGGGTCCATACGATTCCTGCGGCAACTTCGATAAGAGGTTGGAATTTCATGTGGAGGCTGCAAAGGGCGAtgctgttttatttttgggcAGCCTCTACCATGCAGCCAGCGCGAATCAAACTTTGAAGGATAGAATTGctggatattttttcatgtcTCAGGGCTATttaaaacaagaagaaaacctTCACTTCGGAACagatcttgaatttttcaaggataTGTCGCTGAACAATTTGCAACTCTTGGGACTCAGGACTGGCGAGCCATATTGCGGGCATATAGACTATAAGAGCCCAGGACATCTTGCCAATCCTGAGCTGTTTGAGAATGAGAATGAGACTGAGAATGGATATTATGGGGAGACTATCAAAGTTACTTATAATGATAAGTGA
- the SKDI05G0020 gene encoding acetate uptake transporter family protein encodes MEPISSVSSSQGSMRETKQTQNVEVLPQTPGESKERPNCRHIESVGDYILIGDQFFKKSDFVNTFLEDSGPEMSNEQPRQAAFANPLPLGLASFSFMCLTLGLANARVRGVTNLYLLNASFIFGGAVVLLSGLLSFCVGDTFCMTVFGSFGGFWISWGCLNLEQFGVAKAYADNPQEMQNILGFYLAGWTVFNFLVMVCSMKSTWGIFLLLLFLDLTFLMLCIGSFTQSVNAFMAGGYFGILSSCCGWYSLYCSIANKDSTYVPLIAYPMPGAHIV; translated from the coding sequence ATGGAACCTATATCTTCAGTATCCTCATCCCAAGGCAGTATGagagaaacaaaacaaacCCAAAATGTAGAAGTACTCCCACAGACGCCGGGTGAAAGCAAAGAAAGACCCAACTGCAGACACATTGAGTCTGTTGGTGACTACATTCTGATTGGcgaccaatttttcaaaaaaagcgATTTCGTGAATACCTTCTTGGAAGACTCCGGTCCCGAGATGAGCAATGAGCAACCAAGACAAGCTGCTTTTGCAAATCCTCTTCCACTTGGGTTGGCCTCTTTCTCGTTCATGTGTTTGACGTTAGGATTGGCTAATGCAAGAGTGCGCGGAGTCACCAATCTCTACCTGTTGAACGCgtcctttatttttggtgGCGCCGTTGTTTTGCTGTCAGGGCTGCTGTCCTTCTGTGTTGGTGACACCTTTTGTATGACAGTCTTTGGCTCATTTGGGGGGTTTTGGATAAGTTGGGGGTGTCTAAACCTCGAGCAATTCGGTGTGGCCAAAGCCTATGCCGATAACCCTCAGGAAATGCAGAACATACTAGGGTTTTACCTCGCCGGATGGACCGTGTTTAATTTCTTGGTCATGGTATGCTCCATGAAGAGCACTTGGGGGATATTTCTACTTCTACTTTTCCTAGACTTGACGTTTTTAATGTTGTGCATCGGCTCTTTCACGCAAAGTGTCAATGCGTTCATGGCAGGGGGATATTTTGGTATATTGAGCAGCTGTTGTGGTTGGTATTCATTATATTGTTCAATCGCGAACAAGGATAGTACCTATGTTCCTCTGATTGCATACCCAATGCCAGGAGCTCATATTGTGTAA